The following proteins are co-located in the Plasmodium brasilianum strain Bolivian I chromosome 11, whole genome shotgun sequence genome:
- a CDS encoding hypothetical protein (Plasmodium exported protein): MENKINLFFFIKIAVIIFLIWIYRFNSEVSNFCKYLDKKDVIDEKLYTRNYRLLAKYKKEKYSNIVRTKEDILNNGYYEMKHICRNGKVSKKKNKLPKVSTSNSLGDYKQTEKSKFYEYNKVNTYNRKKMLDKIYYKNVLEYSKNADFRFIKKFIQRKNMAIFALYILHLAVGVLHVILFNFLTSSGKNVVDIMKMFIPLYILWFIILVRFFYNLRETGKYKNLLHLKSKMNYTE; encoded by the exons atggaaaataaaattaatctatttttttttattaaaattgcggttattatctttttaatatgGATATATCGTTTTAATAGCGAAGtg agcaacttttgtaaatatttggATAAGAAGGACGTAAttgatgaaaaattatatacaagaAATTATCGCCTACTAGCAAagtataaaaaggaaaagtatTCAAATATCGTAAGGACAAAAGaagatattttaaataatggaTATTACGAAATGAAACACATATGCAGGAATGGAAAggtatcaaaaaaaaaaaataaattgccAAAAGTGAGTACATCAAATAGTTTAGGAGATTATAAACAAACAGAGAAAagtaaattttatgaatataataaggTTAATACCTATAATAGGAAGAAAATGTtagacaaaatatattataaaaatgtacttgaatatagtaaaaatgcTGATTTTaggtttataaaaaaatttatacaaagaaaaaatatggcAATTTTTGCTTTATATATCTTACATTTAGCAGTTGGTGTATTacatgttatattatttaattttcttacGAGTAGCGGTAAAAATGTAGTAGACATTATGAAAATGTTTAtacctttatatatattatggtttataattttagtaAGGTTTTTTTACAACTTAAGGGAAacaggaaaatataaaaatttattacatttaaaaagtaaaatgaattataccGAATAA